From the Oleiphilus messinensis genome, one window contains:
- a CDS encoding DmsC/YnfH family molybdoenzyme membrane anchor subunit: MMDSKLDKQDSKQSTPAVGEWTPEQPEYSGIAGIWPKVRSRLDQIGRDDTGLDATPRRIFEKREHEPRYALLNDTETKSENRYGQKIDLLDLTRQPSGKPMFINENPVIGENPNRNKQHGFHFTADNCIGCHACEAACSEKNENPAHIAFRSVGYVEGGSYPDYKRMNISMACNHCDNPVCLKGCPTKAYTKHTEYGAVLQDPDTCFGCGYCTWVCPYNAPQLDPVKGQVSKCNMCVDRLEVGLKPACVSACLGNALNFGVIENTPENREQVKAAIPGFPTPDITHPNIRFQQKNSMPNEVVRTDSMPIKYHKTEDGDFRSVVDEKEGKDTFWNIKRLSSRENPLVIFTLVTQGIIGAFLIGAVAPWFGFESFSAVSESGSWLPLLFTMVVLQAAVLVLSTLHLGKPLRFYRGFNNLRYSPLSREALGIAVFFAGLAGYTFFELMHSWLDWGLFAFGTGVSAFVALVSGLVGLYFMHCIYRIPARPFWNHWQVLTSFFGTMFSLGGVLVALFVVLPMAWQGEEINGVLTACAAVTCLGLVAEGVGLWRHAAYLNTESGEGAASHYVQCTTFGKTYWLRNVLMAVAASGMALIAMTGWESALAAAAFVLLAMCAVVALLIGRALFYVLVIPTTMPGAFFWKNKGFEEHARDVGLADMPQVGVVANVH; the protein is encoded by the coding sequence ATGATGGACAGCAAATTGGACAAACAAGATTCAAAACAATCAACCCCAGCGGTTGGTGAGTGGACGCCTGAACAGCCGGAGTATTCTGGTATTGCCGGAATCTGGCCCAAGGTAAGGAGTCGGCTTGATCAAATTGGCAGAGATGACACGGGCCTCGATGCAACGCCGCGGCGTATTTTCGAAAAACGTGAGCATGAGCCCCGTTACGCGCTGCTCAATGATACGGAAACCAAATCTGAAAATCGTTACGGGCAAAAAATCGACTTGCTGGATTTGACTCGGCAACCGTCGGGCAAACCCATGTTTATCAACGAAAACCCGGTAATTGGGGAGAACCCCAACCGGAATAAACAACATGGTTTCCATTTCACCGCAGACAACTGTATTGGTTGCCATGCTTGTGAAGCGGCCTGTAGTGAAAAGAATGAAAACCCAGCCCATATCGCGTTCCGCTCGGTTGGCTATGTTGAGGGGGGGAGTTATCCGGATTACAAGCGGATGAATATTTCCATGGCTTGTAATCACTGTGATAACCCGGTATGTCTTAAGGGGTGTCCGACCAAAGCGTATACCAAACATACGGAATACGGTGCGGTGCTGCAGGATCCGGATACCTGTTTCGGGTGCGGATATTGTACTTGGGTTTGCCCCTATAATGCCCCTCAACTCGACCCGGTAAAAGGCCAGGTTTCCAAGTGTAATATGTGTGTTGACCGATTAGAGGTTGGCCTTAAACCGGCGTGTGTCTCGGCTTGTTTGGGGAATGCTCTGAACTTTGGCGTGATCGAGAACACACCGGAAAATCGTGAACAGGTGAAGGCGGCTATTCCTGGTTTTCCAACCCCGGACATTACTCATCCAAACATTCGCTTCCAACAAAAAAATTCCATGCCGAACGAAGTGGTACGTACTGATTCGATGCCGATCAAATATCACAAAACCGAGGATGGTGATTTTCGCTCTGTCGTAGATGAAAAAGAAGGCAAAGATACATTCTGGAATATCAAGCGCTTGAGCTCTCGCGAGAACCCATTGGTGATTTTTACACTGGTGACGCAAGGTATTATTGGCGCATTTCTGATCGGGGCTGTCGCACCCTGGTTTGGTTTTGAGAGCTTCTCGGCAGTTTCGGAAAGCGGCAGTTGGCTACCGCTATTGTTTACAATGGTTGTGTTGCAAGCCGCAGTGCTTGTTCTTTCGACCTTGCACTTGGGCAAACCGCTCCGTTTTTACCGTGGTTTCAATAACCTCCGCTATTCTCCACTCAGTCGTGAAGCACTGGGTATCGCTGTGTTTTTTGCGGGACTGGCGGGATATACCTTTTTTGAGTTGATGCACAGTTGGCTGGATTGGGGGCTCTTTGCCTTCGGCACCGGTGTTTCTGCTTTCGTCGCACTGGTCTCCGGTCTGGTTGGCCTGTATTTTATGCACTGTATCTACCGCATACCGGCCCGTCCGTTCTGGAACCATTGGCAGGTGCTGACATCATTTTTTGGCACCATGTTCAGTCTGGGTGGCGTTCTGGTTGCGCTTTTTGTTGTGTTGCCGATGGCCTGGCAGGGCGAGGAAATCAATGGGGTACTTACGGCTTGTGCCGCCGTAACCTGTTTGGGGCTGGTTGCTGAGGGTGTTGGTTTGTGGCGCCATGCGGCTTATTTGAACACGGAATCGGGTGAGGGTGCTGCATCACACTATGTCCAATGCACAACTTTTGGTAAAACCTACTGGTTACGCAACGTGCTGATGGCTGTTGCCGCCTCCGGAATGGCTCTAATTGCGATGACTGGTTGGGAGAGTGCTTTGGCAGCAGCGGCTTTTGTTCTGTTGGCAATGTGTGCCGTAGTGGCCTTACTGATTGGGCGGGCATTGTTTTATGTACTTGTAATACCGACCACAATGCCTGGTGCATTCTTCTGGAAAAACAAAGGGTTCGAAGAGCATGCCCGGGATGTTGGTCTGGCGGACATGCCCCAAGTTGGTGTGGTCGCAAATGTTCATTGA
- a CDS encoding YfiR/HmsC family protein translates to MQIPTTFILPARLQSLSIMQIVMFWMLLILSIGAGAKETLSEVETKTAFIYRFIEHTTWPEEARLDTIRVGFYGRDEALFDEFQSVVGSLSVRGKAITLHRVDSILQARPMQVVIVSKEETVHLEDISSYLVKTGTLVISDGAINKNLVMINFTYHDNKHLSFEVNKSNIVYEGLTISNDVLLYGGTEIEVATLYKEIEYSLRKIKDQLQAQKKELALHIEEINRQELDIIGQKAEIERYKKDIDSANALLSQKANQLQQRQAMLTQAEADLQQKNSALRNKARELSAAEELVLEKNTELEIKEIALQHVEDELGSSKRNLSERDKALKIKELEVRQLEKSIEKNVGILQALQKNIEQKEGLLKQTSQQVEDQSHTITSQRNVIVIALIALLCVSIAIILKQKAALKRERKLLEIEEQLVSAQKDSIKAYESSLKLKNDFLTAINHELRTPMNGIKGAIETVELDSMDSMRTALDMIDRSSLEMMRLITDILDYTEIQSNQMVVQVENVNIQTMFKSVKSSIEKRCELKDLKLIWIEKEIPGWLRIDSRKVENVIEKLLDNAVKFTQHGEVRFIASCDTSVQPWQLVCMVEDTGPGIEVEYQGKIFDAFQQRESGFDRNYSGLGIGLSICKELLLQIGGDIKVESDGHKGSRFTVCFNVKEGTPMLVDPEQVVDTSLPVLIVEDNPVNQKILQKMLTKLGFDSILANNGDEALKLLRLHDVCLVLMDLQMPVMDGFTCTQEIRAKKDYQRDIPVIAVTANLTDVTAAQCLTCGMNAYLGKPVKLDTLRSTIAEHLAVSDIKLVAHQD, encoded by the coding sequence ATGCAAATACCGACTACTTTTATTTTACCCGCCCGCCTGCAGAGCCTGTCGATTATGCAAATCGTCATGTTCTGGATGCTATTGATTTTATCTATCGGTGCAGGTGCAAAAGAAACATTATCTGAAGTCGAAACAAAAACGGCATTTATCTATCGCTTTATTGAACACACAACGTGGCCCGAGGAAGCCCGTCTCGATACGATTCGAGTGGGGTTTTATGGACGGGACGAGGCATTGTTTGATGAGTTTCAGAGTGTCGTTGGTAGCCTTAGTGTTCGTGGTAAAGCCATAACGTTACACCGGGTAGACTCTATTCTTCAGGCGCGTCCCATGCAGGTCGTTATCGTTTCAAAAGAAGAAACGGTGCACTTGGAAGACATTTCATCGTATCTGGTTAAAACCGGCACCTTGGTCATATCTGATGGCGCGATCAATAAAAATCTGGTGATGATTAATTTCACATACCATGATAACAAGCATTTATCTTTTGAAGTGAACAAGAGCAATATCGTTTACGAAGGTTTAACGATATCGAACGATGTTTTGCTTTATGGTGGAACGGAAATCGAAGTGGCTACGTTGTACAAGGAAATTGAATATTCGCTCCGTAAGATAAAAGATCAGTTACAAGCGCAGAAAAAAGAGCTGGCACTTCATATCGAAGAGATAAACAGGCAAGAGCTGGATATCATCGGGCAGAAAGCAGAAATAGAGCGTTACAAGAAAGATATCGATTCGGCTAATGCATTGTTGTCTCAAAAAGCAAACCAGTTGCAACAGCGCCAGGCCATGTTGACGCAGGCTGAAGCCGACCTGCAACAAAAGAATAGCGCGCTCCGCAACAAAGCCCGCGAGTTGAGTGCAGCTGAAGAATTGGTGCTGGAAAAAAATACTGAGCTGGAAATTAAAGAGATCGCTCTGCAGCATGTCGAGGATGAACTGGGTAGTAGCAAGCGTAATCTGTCCGAACGAGATAAAGCTCTGAAAATCAAAGAGCTGGAAGTTAGACAGCTTGAAAAAAGCATTGAAAAAAATGTTGGTATTTTACAGGCCTTACAAAAAAATATCGAACAAAAAGAGGGCTTGCTCAAGCAAACCAGTCAACAGGTTGAAGATCAAAGTCATACTATTACATCTCAGCGAAATGTCATCGTAATTGCGCTCATCGCATTATTGTGTGTATCTATTGCCATAATTCTGAAGCAGAAAGCGGCGCTTAAACGCGAACGGAAGTTGCTTGAAATTGAGGAGCAGCTGGTGAGCGCACAGAAAGACTCAATAAAAGCCTATGAATCCAGTCTCAAGCTAAAAAATGATTTCTTGACGGCCATTAATCATGAACTCCGTACCCCGATGAATGGCATTAAAGGCGCAATTGAGACGGTGGAACTGGACAGCATGGACAGTATGCGAACGGCGCTGGATATGATCGATCGCAGTTCTCTGGAAATGATGCGCTTGATTACGGATATTCTCGATTACACCGAAATTCAGTCAAACCAGATGGTCGTTCAGGTGGAGAATGTCAATATTCAAACGATGTTCAAGTCGGTCAAATCCAGTATCGAGAAACGCTGTGAACTTAAAGATTTGAAGCTGATCTGGATTGAGAAGGAAATTCCGGGTTGGTTGCGGATCGACTCTCGTAAGGTCGAGAATGTCATTGAGAAATTGCTGGATAATGCAGTGAAATTTACCCAGCACGGCGAGGTCAGGTTCATCGCGAGTTGCGACACATCGGTTCAACCCTGGCAGTTAGTGTGTATGGTTGAGGATACCGGGCCTGGAATTGAAGTGGAGTATCAGGGCAAAATTTTTGATGCGTTTCAGCAGCGTGAATCAGGATTTGATCGAAACTACAGCGGCTTGGGGATCGGCCTATCAATTTGCAAAGAGCTGCTGCTGCAAATTGGGGGGGATATCAAAGTAGAGTCTGATGGCCACAAAGGAAGTCGATTTACGGTCTGTTTCAATGTTAAAGAAGGAACACCCATGCTGGTGGATCCGGAACAGGTCGTGGACACGTCTCTTCCAGTTCTGATCGTGGAAGATAATCCGGTTAATCAAAAAATACTGCAAAAGATGCTCACCAAGTTAGGCTTTGATTCGATTTTGGCAAACAATGGTGATGAGGCCTTGAAGCTTTTACGCCTGCATGATGTTTGTTTGGTGCTGATGGATTTACAGATGCCGGTAATGGATGGGTTTACTTGTACTCAGGAAATTCGAGCCAAGAAAGACTATCAGCGTGACATTCCCGTTATTGCGGTGACAGCAAACCTTACTGACGTTACAGCAGCACAATGTTTGACGTGTGGTATGAACGCTTATCTGGGTAAGCCTGTGAAACTTGATACGCTGCGCAGCACAATAGCAGAACACCTGGCGGTTTCAGATATTAAACTGGTGGCGCACCAGGATTGA
- a CDS encoding TonB-dependent receptor: protein MYDAQAVLKSCLALSIKVALPLSLAVTLNAKAETSDSRRPDYLNLSLGDLLKVVVTSQRREENLLDVPISITTLTQQDLDDAGVHRLRDTQHLAPNMIVTGPYVNGRPDFVIRGIQSTFDQPAFESSVSIYIDGVYMGRETSANPDLIDVERVEILRGPQGTLYGKNSIAGAINLVTAEPGKKFKSKVDLTTGEFERRRVTAMLNSPIIDDKLYIKIRGFGLRDEGYMYNTYRDENVNNENSRGLQLYVLSTPTDKLKVKITADGLWEDRDISFGEAILVPGQPAHPGYVSGDFQVAFNEPETEDREVSGVGLNIDYDIATHYKLTTVLGYRQSDIDVTGDFGESPLDEAFTDFHDEMEQLSAEIRLASPQEDRFNYVAGLFFYDARTKSEHNAFTGLDHPAGVSQILNDMVLDTTSYAVFANSSFKLSERWTLIAGGRYTIEKKTFDYSQFPDFPLNTIYADVNGFHDEISEKNFSPEFGLKFKVNDQLATYLKASRAFKSGGWSTLLVSSTDDLKFGSEYVTNYELGVKWLGLNNKLQLNTALFYMDYKDLQSTTYNVETQRSKFTNVAAATSKGVEIELKARPITPLTLWTSFGYTDASYDDFERCGPGGISCNGNRLIRAPEYTGRVAAQYHYALPVGKLILHSEAIYRGDMYFSVTNDPESKNPDYTLLNAYIGYQYDWLEASIWAQNLTDERVLNGVSLENSFIVPGNPRTAGLRFKVRL, encoded by the coding sequence ATGTATGATGCACAAGCAGTATTGAAATCCTGTCTGGCCTTGTCGATAAAAGTCGCGCTTCCGTTGTCCCTCGCCGTGACTTTAAACGCTAAAGCAGAGACATCAGATTCAAGGCGACCAGACTATTTAAATCTATCACTCGGAGACTTATTGAAGGTTGTGGTGACCTCCCAGCGCCGCGAAGAAAATTTGCTCGACGTACCGATATCGATCACCACCTTGACCCAGCAAGACTTGGACGATGCCGGTGTGCACCGCTTGCGAGACACGCAACACCTTGCTCCAAATATGATTGTGACAGGCCCCTACGTAAATGGTCGTCCTGATTTTGTAATCCGGGGTATTCAGTCAACTTTCGACCAGCCCGCGTTCGAATCTTCGGTCAGCATCTATATCGATGGTGTCTATATGGGGCGGGAAACCTCCGCGAACCCGGATCTCATCGACGTCGAACGGGTCGAAATTCTGAGGGGCCCACAGGGCACACTCTATGGCAAAAACTCGATTGCCGGTGCAATCAATCTCGTGACCGCTGAACCCGGCAAGAAATTCAAAAGCAAGGTTGATCTCACTACAGGGGAGTTTGAACGCCGAAGGGTTACGGCGATGCTCAACAGCCCCATAATCGATGATAAGTTGTATATAAAAATACGCGGTTTTGGCCTTCGGGATGAAGGCTACATGTATAACACTTACCGTGATGAGAATGTCAACAACGAAAACTCACGGGGCTTACAGCTGTATGTTCTGTCAACACCTACCGACAAACTCAAAGTTAAAATTACCGCTGACGGTTTGTGGGAAGACCGTGACATATCCTTTGGTGAGGCGATTTTGGTACCTGGGCAACCGGCGCATCCGGGGTATGTATCCGGGGATTTTCAAGTCGCCTTCAATGAACCCGAAACTGAAGACCGAGAAGTTTCCGGCGTAGGCCTGAACATTGACTACGATATTGCAACGCACTACAAGCTAACAACAGTCTTGGGTTACCGCCAATCTGATATCGATGTAACCGGCGATTTTGGCGAATCCCCACTCGACGAAGCCTTTACCGATTTCCATGACGAAATGGAACAGCTAAGTGCCGAAATTCGACTGGCATCACCACAGGAAGACCGGTTTAATTATGTTGCCGGGCTATTCTTCTACGATGCCCGAACCAAGAGTGAGCATAATGCGTTTACAGGTTTAGACCACCCTGCAGGTGTCTCACAAATTTTGAATGACATGGTACTGGATACGACCAGTTACGCTGTGTTTGCAAATTCCAGTTTCAAACTCAGTGAGCGCTGGACACTGATTGCTGGTGGCCGCTATACCATTGAAAAGAAAACCTTCGACTACTCACAATTCCCAGACTTTCCCCTCAACACCATTTATGCAGACGTTAATGGTTTTCATGATGAGATTTCGGAAAAGAATTTTTCACCCGAATTTGGCTTGAAATTCAAAGTTAACGACCAGTTGGCCACTTACCTCAAAGCAAGTCGGGCGTTTAAAAGTGGCGGATGGTCAACCTTGCTGGTCAGCAGCACAGATGACCTGAAATTCGGATCAGAATATGTCACCAACTATGAACTGGGTGTGAAATGGCTGGGACTGAACAACAAACTGCAGCTCAACACGGCCTTGTTCTACATGGACTACAAGGATTTACAGTCCACCACTTACAATGTTGAGACTCAACGCAGCAAGTTTACCAACGTTGCTGCCGCCACCAGCAAGGGTGTAGAGATCGAGTTAAAAGCACGGCCGATTACACCACTGACGCTCTGGACCAGTTTTGGTTATACCGACGCCAGCTATGACGACTTCGAGCGATGTGGGCCTGGAGGCATCAGCTGCAATGGTAATCGACTTATTCGTGCTCCTGAATACACAGGCCGCGTCGCAGCTCAATATCACTACGCGCTCCCGGTCGGCAAGCTTATTCTCCACAGTGAAGCGATCTACCGCGGAGACATGTACTTCTCGGTGACCAATGACCCGGAATCAAAGAATCCCGATTACACCCTGCTAAATGCTTATATTGGTTATCAGTATGATTGGCTTGAAGCCTCAATTTGGGCCCAGAATCTAACAGATGAACGCGTTCTGAACGGCGTCTCCCTTGAAAACTCCTTTATTGTTCCCGGAAATCCGCGAACTGCAGGTTTGCGATTCAAAGTCCGTTTATAG
- the ylqF gene encoding ribosome biogenesis GTPase YlqF: MAINWYPGHMHKAKKEIREVLTQVDVLIELLDARIPFSSGNPMVPGLREDKPMLKILNKSDLADPDATRHWLAHLNQEAGTKAVALSQKQAGSTNDILKHCQSMVATRGTAEKPLRVLILGIPNVGKSTLINNLAGRVIAKTGNEPAVTKTQQRIKITDSITLFDTPGFLWPKLEPEASGYRLAATGAVKNTIYEAEDVALFAAEYLLEQYGLALQNRYELGSLPATGIELLDAIAARRGCLRKGGLADLNKVSNLFLNELREGALGGITLETPELVAREGAELEVQKQVAAEKKAARKAGARNKSGRAPRK; this comes from the coding sequence ATGGCAATCAATTGGTATCCGGGGCACATGCACAAGGCGAAGAAGGAGATTCGGGAGGTGCTGACCCAAGTCGATGTCCTGATTGAGTTGCTGGATGCGCGCATTCCTTTCAGTAGTGGTAATCCAATGGTACCAGGGCTGAGGGAAGATAAACCCATGCTGAAAATACTGAACAAGAGTGATTTGGCAGATCCAGATGCGACCCGGCACTGGCTCGCTCATTTAAACCAGGAGGCTGGGACAAAAGCGGTTGCGTTGTCTCAGAAGCAGGCTGGAAGTACGAATGACATTCTGAAACATTGTCAGTCCATGGTTGCAACCCGTGGTACCGCAGAAAAACCATTGCGAGTCCTCATATTAGGTATACCTAATGTAGGCAAGTCCACATTGATCAATAATCTCGCTGGGCGCGTGATCGCAAAAACCGGCAATGAGCCAGCCGTAACTAAAACACAGCAACGTATCAAAATCACAGATAGCATCACGCTTTTTGATACTCCGGGTTTTTTATGGCCCAAGCTTGAGCCGGAAGCGTCGGGGTATCGATTAGCCGCAACTGGGGCGGTCAAGAATACGATCTATGAAGCGGAAGACGTTGCCTTGTTTGCGGCTGAGTATCTTCTGGAACAATATGGCCTGGCCCTGCAGAACCGTTATGAACTGGGCAGCCTGCCGGCGACAGGAATTGAATTGTTGGATGCTATAGCAGCTCGTCGGGGGTGCTTACGCAAGGGCGGATTAGCCGATTTGAATAAAGTGTCAAACCTGTTCCTGAATGAACTCAGAGAAGGGGCCCTTGGCGGCATTACATTGGAAACACCAGAGCTTGTTGCGCGAGAAGGCGCTGAGCTGGAAGTTCAAAAACAGGTGGCTGCAGAGAAAAAAGCGGCCAGAAAAGCCGGGGCGCGGAATAAAAGTGGCCGCGCACCGCGAAAATGA
- a CDS encoding FAD-binding oxidoreductase: MRKLSSLLAQENFSSFSALATRFVPTELIEYVTSNTMNEVTRRVNPFLWTYQKKVQIVAIHRENHAVKTFVLRPNQHMNGALPGQHLKIEVPSAPEPLTRYYSISSIRKDGTFTITVKRCHEGAVSNWLHKHAKIGTILKCSDPEGQFIYQGQEKCLFLSAGVGITPCYSIVDAIQNQDQVDIEVYAIFKRTTDLVYEQQMKRWPAHIKRHITVANSLDQQYYEKPFDLTSGALLKAFPDIHERTVYLCGPPPFMDKVINLLEEIKFNFDQLNIERFNFVAPAPGDEQENSDVLAEIRFNKLGQTVQMTEADQGKTLLEIAENHGIHLEHGCRSGMCGTCRTQISEGCVSGNQIGKVIYPCTCYPASERITLE; this comes from the coding sequence ATGCGAAAGCTTAGTTCACTCCTGGCCCAGGAAAATTTTTCGAGCTTCAGTGCTCTGGCAACCCGTTTTGTGCCAACTGAACTGATTGAATACGTCACAAGCAATACCATGAATGAGGTGACAAGACGCGTTAATCCCTTCCTTTGGACCTACCAGAAGAAAGTCCAGATTGTTGCCATTCACCGGGAAAATCACGCAGTAAAAACCTTCGTATTACGCCCGAATCAGCATATGAACGGCGCGCTGCCAGGCCAGCACCTGAAAATCGAAGTCCCCTCGGCACCGGAACCGTTGACCCGCTATTACAGCATTTCAAGCATCCGGAAAGACGGTACTTTCACGATTACGGTTAAACGTTGCCACGAAGGTGCGGTATCAAACTGGCTGCACAAACATGCCAAAATCGGCACCATACTGAAATGCTCTGATCCTGAAGGTCAGTTTATTTATCAAGGCCAGGAGAAATGTCTGTTCTTGTCCGCCGGGGTTGGTATTACACCCTGCTACTCGATTGTTGACGCCATCCAGAATCAGGATCAAGTTGATATTGAGGTCTATGCAATTTTCAAACGTACAACCGATTTGGTGTATGAACAACAAATGAAGCGCTGGCCGGCACACATCAAACGCCACATCACTGTCGCGAATTCCCTCGACCAGCAATATTACGAAAAGCCCTTTGACCTAACTTCGGGCGCGCTATTGAAAGCCTTTCCTGACATTCATGAAAGAACCGTCTATCTTTGCGGCCCACCACCTTTCATGGACAAAGTTATCAATCTTCTGGAAGAGATCAAATTCAATTTTGATCAACTGAATATCGAACGTTTCAACTTTGTCGCACCGGCCCCTGGCGATGAGCAGGAAAACAGCGATGTCCTCGCTGAAATTCGCTTCAATAAGCTGGGGCAAACCGTCCAGATGACAGAGGCCGATCAAGGTAAAACCCTGCTTGAAATAGCGGAAAATCACGGCATTCATCTGGAGCATGGCTGCCGCTCGGGTATGTGTGGTACCTGTCGAACACAGATTAGCGAAGGCTGTGTTTCCGGCAACCAGATTGGCAAAGTGATTTACCCCTGCACGTGTTATCCTGCGTCCGAGCGAATCACTCTGGAATAG
- a CDS encoding fatty acid desaturase family protein, whose protein sequence is MTNANSPTIDYGALEADLNQIKQKHIDDLGEKDVRYIKRLRRFSRIFEAIGRGIIWFTPAPIALTLGVFFLWLHRNIESIEIGHNVLHGQYDSFENIPQFHSRNFRWKAPVDEKAWREEHNGIHHVYTNVFEQDPDLNHGFLRVNDQTPHNKWHYFQLPIYLLFVYPVILYNFNSQNLGKNDEFREKRFPLGNQGYATYKNPENESPRDLQKRHWKSVLRVWIKEYIAFPVMALITGYSFWKVFLANLIVDALNNYWIALTIQATHLTEPLQPEDAVKNKGHWYLTQLDSSVNFKGSRRMSILWGHLNYQIEHHLYPDVPSHRYPDMAIEVKDICKRHGIDYKLNPSWYRAIRNYMGVFWKYSFPGTNGSGNGARGNEQNVAGHNGTVANGLIGGTADAKA, encoded by the coding sequence ATGACAAATGCGAATAGCCCGACCATAGATTATGGTGCACTTGAAGCTGACTTAAATCAGATCAAACAAAAACACATCGATGACCTGGGAGAGAAAGATGTTCGCTATATCAAGCGACTGCGCCGTTTTTCCCGGATATTTGAAGCCATCGGTCGAGGGATAATCTGGTTCACCCCCGCTCCGATTGCGTTAACTCTTGGCGTTTTTTTTCTGTGGTTACACCGAAATATCGAATCCATCGAAATTGGTCATAACGTATTGCATGGCCAGTATGATTCATTTGAAAATATCCCGCAGTTCCACAGCCGCAACTTTCGCTGGAAAGCCCCGGTGGACGAGAAAGCATGGCGGGAAGAACACAACGGCATACACCATGTCTACACCAATGTATTCGAGCAAGACCCCGACCTGAATCATGGTTTCCTCCGGGTTAATGATCAAACACCTCACAATAAATGGCACTACTTCCAGCTGCCCATTTACTTGCTATTTGTCTACCCGGTCATTCTGTACAATTTCAATTCCCAAAACCTGGGCAAAAATGACGAGTTTCGGGAAAAGCGTTTCCCGTTGGGCAATCAGGGATATGCAACCTATAAAAACCCGGAAAACGAAAGCCCACGAGATCTGCAAAAGCGCCATTGGAAATCTGTCCTGCGGGTCTGGATCAAAGAATATATTGCTTTCCCGGTTATGGCATTGATCACCGGTTATTCATTCTGGAAAGTATTTCTGGCAAACCTGATTGTAGATGCACTTAACAATTACTGGATCGCATTGACCATTCAGGCAACACACCTGACTGAACCCCTGCAACCGGAAGATGCAGTCAAGAACAAGGGACACTGGTATCTGACCCAACTGGACTCATCTGTAAACTTCAAAGGTTCACGCCGGATGTCCATACTATGGGGCCATCTGAACTATCAAATCGAACATCACCTTTACCCGGATGTGCCGTCTCACCGCTATCCGGATATGGCAATCGAAGTCAAGGATATCTGCAAGCGGCACGGTATCGATTACAAACTGAATCCATCCTGGTATCGAGCCATTCGCAATTATATGGGGGTATTCTGGAAGTATTCATTCCCGGGTACAAATGGCAGTGGGAATGGTGCGCGCGGCAATGAACAAAACGTTGCAGGCCATAACGGAACAGTTGCTAATGGACTCATTGGAGGAACCGCTGATGCGAAAGCTTAG